The Desulfonatronum lacustre DSM 10312 region AGCCGACTGGCCATCTGCCAAGCCTGCTGCTCGGCCCCGCCCTTGAGGTCCTTGCCGAACCAGGGAATAACGATGGCGATGGTTCGTTCTATGGAAGTGGTATGCACGGTGAAATCGGATCGATGAGGTGATGAGGAGACGCGGTCCGGATCGGACCACGAAAGATCAGGCCGGGAACGCATGGTCGAGACGACGTGGCCGGGACTATCCGGCGGCGTCAGCCCCGTTCCCGCAATTCCCGCAACTCGCGTTCCAGGCGGTCCACCATGGCCTGCTGGGCCGCGGCCCGGACCTGCATGTCGCGCAGCACCTCGGCCAGCTTGTGCTGTCCGCGCCGGACCTGCTCGTTGAGCTGGCGATTGACGGCCATGGACTCCCGTAAGGCCTTGATCAGGGCCAGATTCACCCCGCGCTGCTCCCGGAACAGCACCTCGTAGAATCTCAGGATGAAGCGATGCAGAAATCCAAGGTACTTCAGGGGAAACCGGCTCATCCTGGCCGGCAGCACGGTTCTGGACGGGAAACACTGGGCCGCTTCGTTGACCAGGCCTTCCACGTGGTAGCTGCGCAAAGCGATGTCGTCCTGCAAGGCCTTGATCATCGGATCGCCCTGATCCGCGTCCATTTCCGCCAATACGGCGTCGATCTTGGCATTGAGTTCGTCGACGGAGATCCCCGCCACGGTGATATCGGTGGTTTCAGACATTACTTCACCTTCGCCTCGACCATCATCCGAGCCACGTCCGGCATGGCGAACTTGGCCCGCCACCCTAACTCTCGCGCGGCCTTGGTCGGGTCGGCGCGGCTGATCATGATGTCCGTGGGACGGATAAATTCGGGGTTGGTGCGCACATGACGGGTCCAGTCCAAGTCCAGGCGCTCGAAAACCATGCGCACGAAGTCTTCCAGGCTGAAGGTTTGGCCGGTGGCGATGACGTAGTCGTCCGGGGCGTCCTGCTGGAGCATCAGCCACATGGCCTCCACGTACTCCGGGGCCCAGCCCCAGTCCCGCTGGACGTCGATGTTGCCCAACGACAATTCCCCGCCGCCCTCTCGGGCGATCCGACAAGCCGCGGCCACGATTTTCTGGGTCACGAAGCGTTCCGGACGCAGGGGGGACTCGTGGTTGAAAAGGATTCCGGAGCAGGCATAGAGACCATACGCCTCGCGATAATTGGCCACTTCCCAGAACGCCGCGGACTTGGCCACGGCGTAAGGACTGCGTGGTCGGTACGGGGTCTCCTCGTTGGCGGGCACCCCCTGGGTGTTCCCGAAGCATTCACTGGAACCGGCGTTGTACAACCGCACCGGTCGTTCAAAGAACCGAATCGCCTCCAACAGATTGATCACCCCGACGCTGATGCTCTCGAAGGTTTCCATGGGCTGTTCAAAGGACAGTCCCACGGAACTCTGCCCGGCGAGATTGTAAATTTCGTCCGGCTCGGAGCGGATGATGGCCTGCAGCACGCTGCGAAAATCATTCACGGCCACGGAGAAGAGCGTGACCCGGTCCAGCACGTCCAGCCGCCGCAGATTCGCGAACGAGGACATCTGCACGTCCCGGGACGTACCGAAAACCTGGTAGCCTTTGTCCAGCAGCAGCTTGGTTAAATAGGCCCCATCCTGTCCGGAGATGCCCATGATCAGGGCTTTTTTTTGTGGGTTCGACATATCCTTGGATCTGTTCGGGGTTACTTTTCGGGAGGGATATTCATGAATCAGAGCAGATTTTTTCTCGATCCTCATCCGTTATCTGAATCGGCATCGAAATCGAAATCGCGATCGAAATCGAACCTCATGTCCAAAAAGATGACGTAATCCCGGGTGATGCACAACATTGTCCAATTCCGATTTCGATTTCGATTGCGATTTGGATTTTGATGAGAAAAAACCTGCCCTGGCTCATGAATGCGGTGGTCTTGCGTGAAGCTGTTCTTTATGGTCAAATTTTCAGCTTGTCCACCTGGAACCCCATGCACCACACCTCCCCTTCTTCATCCACCAAACCGGACGTCCTGCTGCTCACGGACCCCTTGCGCGACACGCCCTTGACCGGGATTGGCCGCTATGTCCTGGAGCTGGCTCGTGGGTTGCGATCCCACTCCGGGCTTGGTTCGGTGCGTTTTTTCGCCGGCCGCGGCTGGGTGGCTGATCCGTGTCGGCCCTTTGCGCCAAGTGTTGCCAAGGGTGCCGCAGCGGATGCGCGGACAGGTTCGGATCAAACCGGACGCCTGCGGTCACTGCGCAAGGCCCTGCCCTGGCGATGCTTGCAGGACCGAATCAGTTTCAGCTTGAAAAAGGTTTCTTTTTGGACAAAAACTCGCCGGGGTGCAACCCCGATCGTACATGGCCCCAACTATCTGCTCCTGCCCTACGACGGCCCGAGCGTGGTCACGATCCACGATCTCTCCTTCATTCATTACCCCGAATATCACCCCAAGGAACGCCTTGCCCTGCTGGACCGGGAGCTACCCAAAACCCTGCGCCGGGCGGACCATGTGCTCACGGACTCGGAGTTCGTTCGCCGGGAAATCATCGATATCCTGGGCGTGGCCGCGCACCGAATCAGCGTCACGCCCTTGGGAGTGGACCCCGTCTTCCAGCCCATGTCCGCGCAGCGTACCCAGCCTGTCCTGAAAAAGTTGAGCCTTGAACACGGACGCTACCTGCTTTGCGTGGCCACACGGGAACCGCGCAAGAACCTGGCCCGATTGCTCACGGCCTTTTCCGGACTTCCAGCCGGAATCAGGTCCACTTTTCCTCTTGTCCTGGCCGGATCCGGCGGATGGCTGACCGAAGACCTGGAACGGCTGATTCAGCCTTTGGAATCCTCCGGGCTGGTCCGTCGCCTGGGCTATGTTCCGGAACCCAGCCTGCCCGCCCTGGTCGCCGGAGCTTGCGGACTGGCCATGCCCTCGTTTTACGAAGGATTCGGCCTGCCCGTCCTGGAAGCCATGGCCTGCGGTGTGCCGGTGCTCACCGCCAACCGCGCAAGTCTGCCCGAAGTGGCCGGAGACGCGGCCCTACTGGTGGATCCCGAGGACGAGCAGGCCATCCGCGAGGGCCTGGAGCAATTGCTGACGGACGAACAGTTTCGCCTAACGGCCACGGAACGTGGATTGCGACAGGCCACGCGGTTCAGCTGGGCCGCATGCGTGGACCAAACCGTGCGGGTCTACCAGCAAGTCGCCGGTCATCAGGCTTCCCCCTCTTTCTCCCAACACCCCTCCCCGGCGTCTCCGGGAGATTTACGAGTGGCACCATGAAGCGCACCACAAAACGCCTTTTGGTCGACCTCAGCCTGACGGCCCAAACCGAGGCCGGTTCCGCGGTGTACGCCTGGGAAATCTGTCACCGCCTGATGCGTCAGGCCATGCCCATGCAGGTCATGCCCCTGACCAGCCCTTTCCGCGTCCAGGGCCGAACCGGCATCCGGCGCAAGCTCAACGGCCTGCTCCGTGATCTGCTCTGGCGGCCCCTTCTGGCCGGTCTTGAAGCCCGGCCCGACGACTGTTTTCTGTTCACCAACGCTTTTGTGCCCCGGAAATTTTGGCGTCGAAAATTCGGAGTGGTCATCCTGGACCTGGGCGCATGGCACGACCGGGCCTTGCTCTCCTGGCGCGGACGCCTGGGCACCCGCTCCCTGCCCGCGGTCCTGGCCGGCGCGACCCATATTTTCGCCATCTCGGAACACACGGCTCAGGATGTTGCCCGCGAATTCGCCATTCCCCTCCATCGGATCACCCTGGCCCCCTGCGGGCTCTCCGAAGCCTTCTCCGCTCCGGCGGCTCCCTTGGCGACAATCAACGGCATCCCTCTGCCCCCGCGCTACCTGCTCCACGTGGGCAGCCTGGAGCCCAAGAAGAACATCCCCTTTCTGCTCCAGGTCTTTGCCCAGCTTCGACAGCAGGACGACAACCCGGCCTCGCCGCCAACCGGCACACGGCCCCCTTGCAAACTCGTCCTCACGGGCGGCGAGTCCTGGCACGACGCATCTCTGCGCCAGGCCGTCGCCGACCACCCCTATGCCGAGGACATTCTCATCCTTGGCCGGGTGGCTCCGGAAGAACTGCCCGCGCTCTACCACCAGGCCGCGGCCCTGGTCTTCCCCTCCCTGCTGGAAGGTTTCGGCCTGCCGGTAATCGAAGCCCTGTCTCAAGGCACTCCGGCCCTGGTCCAGGCCAACAGTTCCCTGACCCAGTTCGGGGCCTACGGAGCCACGGTCCTGGACAGCTTCGAGCCCGAACTCTGGGTCCGTCGGCTCCAGGAAATACTTGCATCAGAAGCCGGAATACCCGAGAAACAGAGACAGGCCATTCAGGAAACATTCAACTGGGACCGCACAGCCGCTATTATTCATCGGGCCATGCTTGGAGCGACATGACCGCCACATCGCTTGATCTCGGCACCCACCGCCCCATGCGCGTCGGCCTGAACCTCCTTTATCTTCTGCCCGGCATCGTGGGCGGTACGGAGACGTACGCCGCGGGATTGCTGCGGGGTTTGGCCGAGGTCGAGGACGGGTTGGAGTATGTGGTTTTCCTGAACAGGGAGAGCGCGGACTGGCCTTTGCCCGATATTCCGGCCTTTCAGCGGGTGGTCTGCCCGATACGGGCTTCGAGCCGGGCTTGGCGGCTGCTGTACGAGCAATTCCGGCTCCCCGCCCTGGCCCGCCGTCACGGCGTGGACGTGCTGCACTCCCTGGGCTACGTGGCCCCGGTGCTGGGCCGCTGTCCCGGAGTGGTCACCATTCACGACATGAACACCAGGGGCCATGGCCGGAGTATGCCGCTGTTCAAGCGTTTGACCCTGGCCTTTCTGGTCCGTCTCGGCGCCCAGGCGGCCCGCCAGGTGATCACGGTTTCCGAATTTTCCCGCCAGGAAATCCACCGCCATCTCGGCCTGCCCCTGGAACGGATCCATGTGGTCCACGAAGCCCCGCTGTCGCCGACATCAGTGCATCAAGAAGCAACAGCGTCTCCTGTTGCCCATGCCTCCACCGATCAACAGCCTCGCCAGCCGGACGCGCCCTTCATCCTGGCCTTTGCCAGCCAGTCCCCGCACAAGAACATCCCCCGGCTGGTCGAAGCCTTTGCCCGGATCGCGCCTTCCGTGCCGCACCATCTCGTCCTGGCCGGGCACCTGCCCGGGGACGGGGCCGTGGACCGGGCCATCCACCGCTGGGAAATTGCCCACCGGGTCCGACTGACAGGCTATCTGCCACGGGCCGAGGTGATTCGGCTGCTGTCCGAGGCCGCGCTGTTCGCCTTTCCGTCCATGTATGAGGGGTTCGGCTTGCCCGTGTTGGAAGCTCAGGCCGCAGAGACGCCCGTGGCCTGCGCACATCGCGGAGCCCTGCCCGAAGTGGCCGGTGAGGGCGCGGTGTTTTTCGATCCGGAAAACGTCCTGGACATGGCCGCGACCCTGGCCCACGCCCTCACGGACGAGGATCTTCGCCACAACCTCGTGGCCCAGGGACGCCTCAACCTGGAGCGCTTTTCCTGGACCGAGGCGGCCCGCCAAACCCTGAACCTTTACGCCCGGGCCGCTTGGCGCGGTGGGAACAGGTACGTCGGATCTCCGGCCAAACCTTCGGCCGTCCTTGCACACGGCGCTCCAGCGACTTCCCTTGATCACTCAGCGGACGAACCGTCGGACGTCGCCGATGAAGAGTTCTCGCTCGGCGATCATGCACTCCCGCCTCCCCGCGCCGGGTCCAAACCAAAGCAGCCCTGATCCATGACCGCTCCCTCCGCCATGGCCCCCGGGAACGACGTTTCTCAACTGGAACGGGAACGCGCCCCTGAACACTTTCCTGAACACTTTCGGGTCAGCATCGTCACCGCGGTGCTCAACGGCGAAGCGCATCTGGCCGACGCCATCCAGAGTATTCGCAACCAAACCTATCCCCATATTGAACACATCATCGTGGACGGCGGCTCACGGGACGGGACAATCTCCATCATCCAGGCCAACGCGGACGGGATCGCCAAATGGATTTCCGAACCGGACCAGGGCATTTACGACGCCATGAACAAGGGCATCCGCATGGCCACCGGGACCATCGTCGGCACGCTCAACGCCGATGATTTCTACCCCCGACCGGACGTCATCGCCGACGTGGTCCAAGCCTTCGCGCGAACCAAGACTGACGCGGTGTTCGCCGATTTGCTGGTGGTGGACCGGGCCGACCCGCACAAGGTCGTCCGGTATTACGACTCTTCCGAGTTCCATCCCGGACGCTTTTGCCAGGGCTGGATGCCGCCCCACCCCACCTTTTTCACCCTGCGGGAACACTACCGGCGCTTCGGGCTCTACCGCACGGACTACCGCATCGCCGCGGACTACGAACTGCTGACCCGCTTCCTGGCCCGCCACGGCCTCGCCTATACCCGCATACCCAAGGTACTGGTGCACATGCGTTCAGGAGGGGTCAGCTCCAGGAACCTCAAGAGCAACTGGGTGCTGAACCGCGAAATCGTGCGAGCCTGCAAGGAAAACGACATCCACACGTCCATGCCGCGCCTGCTCTGCAAGTATCCGCGCAAACTGCTGGAGTATGTTCGCAGGCCAGGGCGCTAGGTCCGGGCGTCTCGGGTTGGGCGACTTGGCGGCCCAGCTTGTCAGGACAACGTCCGGATGATAGAAAAATACATCGTATCTACTCAGCACATTTTGTATCCGCCCTTGCTCCGACAATCGGAGTCGGGGTCGCTATCGGAATCGGAATCGGAACAGGAAAAATTTGAACGCTTCCCAGCGTTTTCGATCCCGATAGCGAAGCGCCGATCCCGACTCCGACCCCGACAACGGCATTACTCTATGCTGAAAAGTTACAATACTTCGCCATTCATAAATCGATGGAGGAAAGATATGGCCACTGTAACGCATCAGAAAACCGAACGAATCGATGTCCGTGCCAGCTATGCGGTCAAACAGTTACTCCAGGAAGCCGCTCGGGCCTCCCATAAAAATGTCAGCGAATTCTTGCTGGACGCTGGAGTGACCGTCGCCAACCAAGCTTTGGCGGATCGTCGCCGCTTCGTCCTTGATGATACGCAATGGGCCGCTTTTCAACAGGCCTTGGACCGGCCCGTCCAAGCCAAGCCCCGCCTTGCCAAACTGCTGGCGGAACCCGGGGTGCTGGATTGAACGAATACGACCCGGTTCGAAAACTTCTGCCCGAAGACAAGATTGACGGGTTTGATTGCGGCGAACCGGCATTGAACCACTTCCTGAAGCGCTATGCCCTCGTAAACCAAAAGGCGGACAGCGCTCAAACGTACGTCGTTTGCTGCTCGGGAGCCGTTGTCGGATTTTACAGCCTTGCCGTCGGCAGCGTGCATC contains the following coding sequences:
- a CDS encoding GDP-mannose 4,6-dehydratase, translating into MSNPQKKALIMGISGQDGAYLTKLLLDKGYQVFGTSRDVQMSSFANLRRLDVLDRVTLFSVAVNDFRSVLQAIIRSEPDEIYNLAGQSSVGLSFEQPMETFESISVGVINLLEAIRFFERPVRLYNAGSSECFGNTQGVPANEETPYRPRSPYAVAKSAAFWEVANYREAYGLYACSGILFNHESPLRPERFVTQKIVAAACRIAREGGGELSLGNIDVQRDWGWAPEYVEAMWLMLQQDAPDDYVIATGQTFSLEDFVRMVFERLDLDWTRHVRTNPEFIRPTDIMISRADPTKAARELGWRAKFAMPDVARMMVEAKVK
- a CDS encoding glycosyltransferase family 4 protein, coding for MRKNLPWLMNAVVLREAVLYGQIFSLSTWNPMHHTSPSSSTKPDVLLLTDPLRDTPLTGIGRYVLELARGLRSHSGLGSVRFFAGRGWVADPCRPFAPSVAKGAAADARTGSDQTGRLRSLRKALPWRCLQDRISFSLKKVSFWTKTRRGATPIVHGPNYLLLPYDGPSVVTIHDLSFIHYPEYHPKERLALLDRELPKTLRRADHVLTDSEFVRREIIDILGVAAHRISVTPLGVDPVFQPMSAQRTQPVLKKLSLEHGRYLLCVATREPRKNLARLLTAFSGLPAGIRSTFPLVLAGSGGWLTEDLERLIQPLESSGLVRRLGYVPEPSLPALVAGACGLAMPSFYEGFGLPVLEAMACGVPVLTANRASLPEVAGDAALLVDPEDEQAIREGLEQLLTDEQFRLTATERGLRQATRFSWAACVDQTVRVYQQVAGHQASPSFSQHPSPASPGDLRVAP
- a CDS encoding glycosyltransferase family 4 protein, coding for MKRTTKRLLVDLSLTAQTEAGSAVYAWEICHRLMRQAMPMQVMPLTSPFRVQGRTGIRRKLNGLLRDLLWRPLLAGLEARPDDCFLFTNAFVPRKFWRRKFGVVILDLGAWHDRALLSWRGRLGTRSLPAVLAGATHIFAISEHTAQDVAREFAIPLHRITLAPCGLSEAFSAPAAPLATINGIPLPPRYLLHVGSLEPKKNIPFLLQVFAQLRQQDDNPASPPTGTRPPCKLVLTGGESWHDASLRQAVADHPYAEDILILGRVAPEELPALYHQAAALVFPSLLEGFGLPVIEALSQGTPALVQANSSLTQFGAYGATVLDSFEPELWVRRLQEILASEAGIPEKQRQAIQETFNWDRTAAIIHRAMLGAT
- a CDS encoding glycosyltransferase family 4 protein, whose translation is MTATSLDLGTHRPMRVGLNLLYLLPGIVGGTETYAAGLLRGLAEVEDGLEYVVFLNRESADWPLPDIPAFQRVVCPIRASSRAWRLLYEQFRLPALARRHGVDVLHSLGYVAPVLGRCPGVVTIHDMNTRGHGRSMPLFKRLTLAFLVRLGAQAARQVITVSEFSRQEIHRHLGLPLERIHVVHEAPLSPTSVHQEATASPVAHASTDQQPRQPDAPFILAFASQSPHKNIPRLVEAFARIAPSVPHHLVLAGHLPGDGAVDRAIHRWEIAHRVRLTGYLPRAEVIRLLSEAALFAFPSMYEGFGLPVLEAQAAETPVACAHRGALPEVAGEGAVFFDPENVLDMAATLAHALTDEDLRHNLVAQGRLNLERFSWTEAARQTLNLYARAAWRGGNRYVGSPAKPSAVLAHGAPATSLDHSADEPSDVADEEFSLGDHALPPPRAGSKPKQP
- a CDS encoding glycosyltransferase family 2 protein, with product MTAPSAMAPGNDVSQLERERAPEHFPEHFRVSIVTAVLNGEAHLADAIQSIRNQTYPHIEHIIVDGGSRDGTISIIQANADGIAKWISEPDQGIYDAMNKGIRMATGTIVGTLNADDFYPRPDVIADVVQAFARTKTDAVFADLLVVDRADPHKVVRYYDSSEFHPGRFCQGWMPPHPTFFTLREHYRRFGLYRTDYRIAADYELLTRFLARHGLAYTRIPKVLVHMRSGGVSSRNLKSNWVLNREIVRACKENDIHTSMPRLLCKYPRKLLEYVRRPGR
- a CDS encoding DUF1778 domain-containing protein — translated: MATVTHQKTERIDVRASYAVKQLLQEAARASHKNVSEFLLDAGVTVANQALADRRRFVLDDTQWAAFQQALDRPVQAKPRLAKLLAEPGVLD